Within the Micromonospora citrea genome, the region GTGCGGTGCCCACCAGGTCCATGTTGGCGCTGCCCACCACGACGACCCGGGTCTGCCGCATCGCCACCTCCTCCCCGCCGCCGGAACGCTGCGGCGAAGTCTAGGACCCCGGGAACGGCCCCCGTCCCGACCCGTGACCGCCCGGCTCAGGCGGCGCGAACGGGTCAGGCAGCGCGAACGGGTCAGGCGGCGCGAACGGGTCAGGCGGCGCGGGCGGTGTACCGGTCGCCGGAGCGCTCGACCACCAGCGGCAGCCCGAAGGTCTTGGAGAGGTTGTCCCCGGTGAGCGTGTCGCCGAGCAGCCCCTGGGCCACCACCTGGCCCTCGCGCAGCAGCAGCGCGTGGGTGAAGCCGGGCGGGATCTCCTCCACGTGGTGGGTGACCAGCACCAGCGCCGGGGCGTCCGGGTCGTACGCCAGCTCGGCCAGCCGGGCCACCAGGTCCTCCCGCCCACCCAGGTCGAGCCCGGCGGCGGGCTCGTCGAGGAGCAGCAGCTCCGGGTCCGTCATCAGCGCGCGGGCGATCTGCACCCGCTTGCGCTCGCCCTCGGAGAGGGTGCCGTAGGTGCGGTCGGCGAGGCCGCCGACGCCGAGCTGGCCCAGCAGCGCGCGGGCGCGGGCCTCGTCGGACGTGTCGTAGCTCTCCCGCCAGCGCCCGAGCACCGACCAGGCGGCCGTGACCACCACGTCGCTGACCCGCTCGTCGGCGGGCACCCGCTCGGCGAGCGCGGCGGTGGAGAGGCCGATGCGGGTGCGCAGCTCGTTGACGTCGGTGCGGCCGATCCGTTCGCCGAGCACGTGGGCGGCGCCGGTCGTCGGGTGCAGCCGCCCGGCGGCGAGGTTGAGCAGTGTCGTCTTTCCGGCGCCGTTGGGCCCGAGCACCACCCAGCGCTCGTCCAGCTCGACCCGCCAGTCCACGTCGTGCAGCAGCGCCGTGCCGGAGCGGCGCACACCGACGCCGTCGAGGCTGATCACCAGATCCGCGTCACCAGTCACCCGCCCATCCAACCACGCACCGCCGGGACGCCCCCCACGGGCGGCGCCCGGGTCATAGGGTGGGGCGCCGTGTCGTTGGTCACCAGTGGCGGAGGAGGGTCCATGCCCGGTCGGAACCCGGAGCCGCGCCGGTGAGCGCGGTCATCGAGATCGAGGGCCTGCGCAAGGCGTTCCACAGCCTGCGGCGGGGGCGCCGGGTGGCGGTCGACGGTTTCGACCTGCTCGTGGAGTCCGGCCAGATCCACGGGTTCCTCGGCCCCAACGGGTCGGGGAAGACCACCACGCTGCGCGCCCTGCTCGGGCTGGTACGCGCCGACGCCGGCCGGATGACCGTGCTGGGGCGGACGTCGCCGGAGCAGTTGCCCCAGGTGGCCGGGCGGGTCGGGGCGATCGTGGAGAGCCCGCAGTTCTTCGGCAACTTCACCGGCCACCGCACGCTGCGCCTGCTCGCCAGGGCCGGCGGTGTGCCGGTCGCCCGGGTCGACGCGGTGCTGGAGCAGGTGGGCCTGCGGGACCGGGGCGACGAGCGGGTCAAGGGCTACTCGCTGGGCATGAAGCAGCGCCTGGCGGTGGCCTCGGCCCTGCTCAAGGACCCGGAGCTGCTGATCCTCGACGAGCCGGCGAACGGGCTGGACCCGGCCGGCATCCGGGAGATGCGGGACCTGATGCGCTCGCTGGCCGAGGCCGGCGTGACGGTGCTGGTCTCCAGCCACATCCTGGCCGAGATCCAGCTGATCTGCGACCACGTCACGATCATCTCGCGGGGTCGCCGGGTGGCCGCCGGGCGGGTCGACGAGGTGCTGGCCGGCTTCGACCGGCACGAACTGCTGGTACGGGTGGACGAGCCGGCGCGGGCGGCCGAGCTGCTGACGGCGGCGGGGCTGACGGTGACCGGCGACGGCGACCACCTGGTGGTGGGCGACGTCGACGACGCCGCGACGGTCAGCCGGACGCTGGGCGAGGCGGGCCTGTGGGTACGCGAGCTGACCCCGCTGCGGCCCGACCTGGAGAGCGCCTTCCTCGAGCTGACCGGCGCGCCGGCGCACCCGGCGGTGCCCCGGCAGGTCGACGAGACGGTGCTGCCCGACCAGCGCGACCGGGAACCGGTGATCGACCTCGACGCGAAGGGAGTGGACGCGTGAACCTGGTCCGTGCCGAGCTGGAGCGTCTCGGCGCCCGACGCTTCGTGCAGCTCATGCTGGTCCTGCTGGTGCTCGCGTTCGGTGTCACCGCGGCGACCACCCTGGCCGGCTCGCACCGGCCCACCGCGGAGGAGGTCCTCGACGCCGAGCAGCAGGCCGCGGCGGCGCGCCAGCAGCTGGAACGCACCCACCAGCTGTGCCTGGACCGGCAGCGGGGCGTCCTGCGACCGGGCGAGGCGCAGGTGTACCTCCCGGACGACTGCGGCGAGGTCGACCCGGCCCGGATGGAGCGGGCTCCGGTGGCCGCCGACTACCTGACGGGGGTGTTCACCTTCGCCTCGGAGGCCGAGCCGCTGCTCTACTTCCTCATCGCGTTCCTGGTGCTCTTCGGGTTCCTGGTGGGCGCCTCCTACATCGGCGCCGACCTGAACTCCGGCGGGGTGGTCAACCTGCTGCTCTGGCGGCCCCGGCGGCTGACGGTGCTCGGCGCCAAGCTGGGCACGCTGCTCGGCGCGACGGCGCTGCTGTCGCTCGTCGCCTCCGCGGCGTACCTCGGGGCGTTCTGGCTGATCGCCCAGGTCGCGGGGCGGCCCGGGCGGCTCGACGGGGAGTTCTGGCAGTCGCTGGGCGCGGTCTGGGGGCGCGGCGTGCTGCTGGCGCTGCTGTTCACCGCGGCGGGTTTCGCCGTCGCCACCCTGGGCCGCCACACGTCTGCGGCGCTCGGTGCGGTCGCCGGCTACCTCGTGGTGTGGGAGCTGGGGGCGCGGCTGGTGATGGAGATCCTGGACGTCGTCAAGGTCGAGCGGTACATGCTCTCCAGCTACGTGGCCGCCTGGCTGAACGGCGGCGTCGACTTCTGGGACGACGCCTGCGCACCGACCGCCACCGTGTCGTGCAGTGCCTTCTACACGGTGACCTGGCAGCCCGCGCTCGTCGTGCTGCTCGGGCTCACCGGCGCGTTGACCGCGGCGGCCTTTGCGGTGTTCCGTCGGCGCGACCTGATGTGACCTGCCACGTCGCCCGCTCCCGATGCGGCAAGACCTTGCAGCATCGGGGGCGGTGATGAAGAATTCCTTCACATGACGCCCGGCCCGCTCCGACCCCGCCGGACCGGGTTCCCGGCACCCGGCGCGCACCTCGCGGAGACGGCACCCGCCGCGCATGGCCAGAAGGTGACCGCCGCGCGTCGCGCGCCGGCGGCGCTCGCCGCACACCGCGCGGGGGCGGCACCCGGCGCGCACCGCGCGGGGGCGGCGCCCGGCACGCCGCCGGGCGGAGCGGGGTCAGCCGACCGTCGAGCCGAAGACCTCGTCGCGCACCGCGTCCAGCGCCGTGCGCAGCGCGCCGCGCAGGATCGGCTCCTCGGTCAGCCCGGTCGGCACCACCCGGGGGCGGACCAGCGTGATCGCCGCGACCTCGTGCTGCACCCGCTCCGCCAGCGCCGCCCCGCCCGCCTGGCCGACCTCGCCGGCCAGCACCACCAGCGGCGGGTCCAGCACCACGCAGGTGCTCGCCACGCCGAGCGCCAGCCGGCGGGCCACCTCGTCGAGCATCGGGCCGCCGGCCGTGCCGTCGGCGACCGCCGCCCGCACCGCGGCGGCGCCGCTGCCGTCCGGGTAGCCGTGCGCGCGGGCCAGCTCGCGGACCGCGTCCGCGCCGATCAACTGCTGGAACGCCGGCTTCGCCCGGCGGGAGACGTCCCGCGGGATGGGCGCCCCGGGCACCGGCAGGTAGCCGATCTCGCCGGCGGCGCCGCTGCTGCCGTGGTGCAGCCGGCCACCCAGCACGATCGCCAGGCCGACGCCGGCGCCGACCCAGACCAGCACGAAGTCCGTCAGCCCCCGGGCCGCGCCCGACTGCGCCTCGGCGACGGCGGCCAGGTTGACGTCGTTCTCGAAGACCACCGGGGTGTGCAGGTCCTCCCGGAGGGCGGCGAGCAGGCCGCTGTGCCAGCGCGGCAGGTTGAACGCGAAGGTGATGTCGCCGGTGCCCGGGTCGACCAGGCCGGGGGTGCCCAGCACGATCCGCCGTACGCTCGAAAGCTGCGCCCCGGCGCTGCTCGCGGCCTGCACCACCGCGTTGTGCACCACGCCGACCGGGTCGTCGGTGTCGTGGGTCGACTGCTCGACGCGGCCGATCACCGCCCCGGTGATGTCCGCGCAGGCGGCGACCACCCGGTCGGCGCCGACGTCCACCCCGACCACGTGCGCGCTGCCCGGCCGCACGGCGTAGAGCTGGGCGTTCGGCCCCCGCCCGCCGGCCTGCTCGCCGACCCGGGTGACCAGACCGCGCTCCTCCAGCCGCTCGACGAGCTGGGACGCCGTGACCTTGGACAGCCCGGTCAGCTCGCCCAGCCGGGCGCGGGTGAGCGGCCCCTGCTCCAGCAGCAGCTCCAGCGCCGCGCGGTCGTTGAGCGCCCGCAACAGACGGGGGGTGCCGGGCAGCCGGGTCGAACTCATGCCACGTCCTCTAGTTTTGTTAAACCTTGCTAACTGTAAACGGACCTGCAAACGGGTAGCCGTAGCGTAACGGCCGCCCGGGACCGGGGCGCTCGGCCGACAGGTCGCCGACCGCCACCGGTACGACATCCGTGCCGTCGGGCACCGAAAGGGGAAGATCACGTGGGGCTCGATCCAGGACTGCGCCGGCTCGCGCTCGGCACGCTGCTCGCCGCGTACCCGGGGCCGATCCCCCCGGACTGGGCGGTCGACCTGGTGGCCGAGGGGCTCGCCGGGCACACCCTGTTCGGCACCAACGTCCACGACCCGGGGCAGGTGGCGGCCAGCACGGCGGCCCTGCGGGCGGGCCGGCCGGACGTGCTCGTCGCCATCGACGAGGAGGGCGGCGACGTCACCCGGCTGGCGCACGCCACCGGCAGCCCGTACCCGGGCAACGCGGCGCTCGGCGCGATCGACGACGTGGCGCTGACCCGGCGGGTCTACGAGGCCATCGGCGCGGAGCTGGCCGGCCTCGGCATCACCGTCGACCTCGCCCCCACCGTGGACGTCAACACCGCCGACGAGAACCCGGTGATCGGCACCCGGTCGTTCGGCGCCGACCCGGTGCGGGTCGCCGCGCACTCCGCCGCTGCGGTGGCCGGCCTCCAGGCCGCCGGGGTGGCCGCCTGCGCCAAGCACTTCCCGGGGCACGGCGCGACGGTCGCCGACTCCCACTACGAGCTGCCCACCGTGGACGTGCCGCTCGACGTGCTGCGCGAGCGCGACCTGCCGCCCTTCGCCGCGGTCGTGGCGGCCGGCGCGCAGGCCGTGATGACCGCGCACATCCGGGTGCCGGCGCTGACCGGCGACGGGCCCGCCACGTTCAGCCGGAGGGTCCTGGTCGACCTGCTGCGCCACGAGTACGGCTTCACCGGCGCCGTCATCACCGACGCGCTGGAGATGAAGGGCGCCGCGGTGGCCGCCGGTGGGGTGGGCCCGGCCGCCGTACGGGCCCTCGCCGCCGGCGCCGACCTGCTCTGCATCGGAGCCCAGGTCGACGCCGAACTGGTCGAGCGGGTGGTCGAGGAGATCGTCGGGGCGCTCGCCGACGGCCGCCTGGAGCGGGCCCGGGTCGAGGAGGCGGCCGGGCGCGTCGCGGCGCTCGCGGCCTGGACCCGGGCCACCGGCGCGGCCCCGGCCACCCCCACCACGCTCGGGTACGCCGCCGCACGGCGCGCCGTCCGCGTGGAGGGCGAGCTGTCCGCGCTGGACCGTCCGCTGGTGGTCCAGCTGCACACCGCCTCGACCATCGCCGAGGGGCGGGTGCCGTGGGGCCTGGGCCCGCACCTCGACGGCGTGCAGGAGCTGCGGGTGGTCGCCGCCGAGACCGACGCGGCGGCCCTGCGCCGGCTCGCCGGGGACCGGCCGATCGTGCTGGTCGGGCGGCACCTGCACCGCCTGCCGGGCGGCCCCGAACTGGTGACCGCGCTGGCCGCCGCGCACCCGGTGACGGTGGTCGAGATGGGCTGGCCGGCCCGCTGGCGGCCGGCGGGCGTACGGGCGTTCGTCACCACGTACGGCGCGAGCCACGCCAACGGCCGGGCGGCGGCCGAGGTGCTCGGCCTGGCCGGCTGACGCGGGCCGCCACCGACGCCCGACCCGGGGCGCAGCCGGTGCGCGCCGGGCGGCTTTGGCGGGCGCGACACGACCGGCGCGCCCCGGGCGGGCGTGGCGCAGCCGGTGCGCCTCAGGCGGGCGTGGCGCATCCGGTGCGCGCCGGGCGGCTTTGGCGGGCGGGGGCGGGGTATGCCACCGGAATGACCGCGATCGAGCCCTGGCACCGGGCGCTGGCCGATCTCCTGTCCCTGTCGCACCGGCTGCCACCGGACCAACTGCCCGTGGCGGTCAACGACGCGCTCCGGCCCCTGGGCGCGGCGGTGACCGTCTACCTGGTCGACGCCGAGCAGCGCGACCTGCGTCCGCTGCCGGAGCGGGGCCGGCCGACGCCGGATCCGTTGCCGATCGACAGCAGCCTGGCCGGTCGCGCGTTCACACAGGTCGAGGTGCACGCCGGGCAGGGGCCGCCGCCCCGGCTCTGGGTGCCGGTCGTCGACGGCACCGACCGGCTGGGGCTGCTGGAGGTGTTCCCCCCGGCCGGGACCGACCTCGCCGACGAGGGGGTCCGCGACGGCTGCCGCCTCGTCTCCGGCATGGTCGGCCACCTGGTCACCAGCAAGGGCACGCACGGGGACACCCTGCACCGGACGCGTCGCAGCCGCCCGATGGGGGTCTCGGCCGAGCTGCTCTGGCAACTGCTGCCGCCGCTGACCTTCGCCGCCTGGGACACCACCGTCAGCGCCCTGCTCGAACCCTGCTACGAGGTCGGCGGCGACGCGTTCGACTACGCGGTGGACGGCGGCGTCGTGGCACTGGCGATCCTCGACGGGGTCGGGCACGGCCTACCGGCGGTGCTGACCACCTCGGTCGCGCTGGCGGCGCTGCGGGCGGCCCGGCGCACCGGCTCGGACCTGCCGGGGCTGGTGCGCGCGGTCGACGCCGCGATCGCCGCGCAGTGGCGGGACGCGCGGTTCGTCACGGCGGTGCTCGCCGAGTTCGACACCGACACCGGGCTGCTGCGCTACGTCAACGCGGGGCACCCGCCGCCGGTCCTGCTGCGCCGGGGCCGGGCCGTGCAGGCGCTCGACGGGGGCCGGCGGCTCCCGCTCGGCCTGCCCGACGACCGGGTCGACGTGGCGGAGACGCGGCTGGAACCCGGTGACCGGCTGCTGCTGCACACCGACGGGGTGACCGAGGCGCGCGACCCGGCCGGCGAGATGTTCGGCCTGCCCCGGCTGGCCGACCTCGCCGAGCGGCACATCGGTTCGGGGCTGCCGGCGCCGGAGATCCTGCGCCGGCTCAGCCACGCGGTGGTCGGGCACCAGGCCGGGCCCCACCAGGACGACGCCACCCTGATGCTCCTCGAGTGGTCGGCCGCGGCCGCCGCCCGCACGCAGCCCTGAGCGGGATCGCTCCGGCCCGCAGGCAGCCGAGCGGGATCAGCCCGGCCCGCACCGGGCCCCGGGGGACCAGGGCCGGGCCCGGGGCTCGACCGGGATCAGTCCAGCCCGCGCCAGCCGCGGGCGACCGAGGGTCGGGCGGCCGCGTCGTCGACGAGCCCGAGCAGCGGGCCGACCCCGGTGATCCGCAGCACCCGCGCCACCACCGGCTGCGGGTTCGCCACCCGCAGCGTCGCGTCGCGCTCCCGGGCCAGGGCGACGCCGTGCACGAGGACGCGTACGCCGCTGGAGTCGAGGAAGCTGACTTCGGCGAGGTCGACGACGACCTCGCGTACGCCGGGCCGGTGCAGCGCGTCGGTGATCGTGTCGCCCAACGCGTCGGCGGTGGCCATGTCGACCTCGCCGGCCGGCCGCAGGAACAACGGCCCCGACTCCGTGTCCCGTCCACCCATCGGGGCCGCCTCACGTCGAGAAGATGCGCCGACCGGCGCGGACCGACCATACCGACCACCACGTCGAACGGCCACACGAACAGCCGCGTCCGCCGTCTTGAACATGTTCAAGAACTATCCTACGCTCACGCCAGGAACTTGAACGCGTTCAAGAGAGGCGTCGGCGATGGACACCAAGGTCTGGATGTACCTGGTCTACCTGGCGGTCAGCATCGGGCTGACCGTGTGGGTGGCCCGGGCGCTCTCCCGCAACGGGCTGGTCTTCCTCGAGGAGGTGTTCGCCGACGAGCGGCTGGCCGGCGCGGTGAACAGCCTGCTCGTGGTCGGCTTCTACCTGCTCAATCTCGGCTACGTCACCGTGGCGATGAAACACCCCGATCCCGTCGCGTCCACCGCCCAGGCCATGGAGGAGCTGTCCCTCAAGATCGGCCTGGTGCTGCTGGTGCTGGGTGCGCTGCACTTCTTCAACGTCTTCGCGCTCGGCCGGTACCGCCGGGGCCGGCTGCGCCAGCTCGCCACTCAGCCCCCGCTCGCCCCGGTCGGCCGGCTGCCGATGCCCCCCGCGCCGCGCGGCCCCCACCCGACCGCCACCGCCGGCCCCCGCCCTGTCGGCAACCCGCACCCCGTCGGCAACCCGCACCCCGCTGCCGGCCCGCAGCCCGCCGCCGGCCCGCACCCCGTCGGCGATCCGCAGCCCGCCGGTCCGGACGGGGCGGCCGAGGGCGGCCCGGGCACCCCGCCGGTCCGATGACCATCCCGCCCGACCGGGGCGCGGGCCGGGTTCCGGACGCCACCGCGCACGGGGGCGGTGGCGTCCGGAGCTTCACCGTCCTCTACGACGCGCACTGCCCGCTGTGTCGCGCCGCCCGCCGCTGGCTGGCGTCCCGCGCCCAGCTCGTACCCCTGGAGTTCGTGCCGGCCGGTTCGGCGCAGGCCCGACGGCGCTTCCCGGGCCTGGACCACGACGCGACGCTGCGCGACCTCACCGTGGTGGCGGACACCGGCGAGGTGTACGCGGGAGACGGCGCCTGGTTCGCCTGCCTCTGGGCGCTGGCCGACCACCGGGGCACCGCCGAGCGGCTGGCGCGCCCGCACCTGCTGCCGCTCGCCCGCCGGGTGGTCGCCGCCGCCTCGGCGGCACGCGAACGCGTCCGCGATCCGTCGGCGGAGCCGGTCGACGAGCCGGCGGGATACGGTGACCCCGATGACCGAGCAGACTGCGCCGACGACCGCTGCGGGTGAGCCGGCCACCGCCCGGGGCGAGCAGACGCGGCAGCTCATCCTGGACACGGCGATGCGGCTGTTCCGCGAGCGGGGGTACGCCCGGACCACCATGCGCGCCATCGCCCAGGAGGCCGGGGTCGCGGTGGGCAACGCCTACTACTACTTCGGCTCGAAGGACCACCTGATCCAGGAGTTCTACGCCCGGGCCCAGGTCGAGCACCGGGCGGCGGCGCGACCGGTGCTCGACCGGGAGTCCGACTTCGCCGCGCGGCTCGCCGGGGTGCTGCACGCCGGTGTGGACGTGCTCACCCCGTCGCACGACTTCGCGGCCAGCTTCTTCAAGACCGCGGCGGAGCCGACCTCGCCGCTGAGCCCGTTCTCGGAGGAGTCGTCCGCGCCCCGGCGGGCGGCCGTCGACCTCTTCGCCGAGGTGCTCGACGGCTCCACGGCGAGGGTGGACGCGGAGCTGCGTCCCCACCTGCCCGAGCTGCTCTGGCTGGCGTACATGGGCGTGGTCCTCTACTGGGTCCACGACCGGTCCCCGGGGCAGGCCAAGACCCGGAAGCTCATCGACGGCGCGGTCCCCCTGATCGACCGGCTGGTGGGGCTGTCCCGGCTGCGGGTGCTGCGCCCGGTCACCCGGCAGGTCCTGGACCTCATCCGCACGCTGCGTCACTGACCCGCCGCGTCACCTGACAGCGCTCCGCCGCAGGTCAAGTCCGCTTCTGGACAGTCTGAACCACCGGTCGGAGTCTTGCCGAACCTCGCACCGACACATAGCGTGATCGGCACGGACGACGACCGGCCCCGCACCGCCACCGCGGGGCACGGGACCTGGGGGGAGGCTGCGGACCGTGGATCCGGCCCGGGATCCACGGTCCGCGCCCTGCCGTCCCCGCCCCGCCGTCGCCCTCGGTCGCGCAGGCGCACCGGGCCGTCGCTCTCGGTCGTGGCGGCGGCGCCACCCGCCACGCGCCTCGGTCAGGGCGGGTACACCCCGAACGACCGCCAGCCCCGGTCGGGGAAGCCCGCCGCTGCG harbors:
- a CDS encoding ABC transporter ATP-binding protein is translated as MDGRVTGDADLVISLDGVGVRRSGTALLHDVDWRVELDERWVVLGPNGAGKTTLLNLAAGRLHPTTGAAHVLGERIGRTDVNELRTRIGLSTAALAERVPADERVSDVVVTAAWSVLGRWRESYDTSDEARARALLGQLGVGGLADRTYGTLSEGERKRVQIARALMTDPELLLLDEPAAGLDLGGREDLVARLAELAYDPDAPALVLVTHHVEEIPPGFTHALLLREGQVVAQGLLGDTLTGDNLSKTFGLPLVVERSGDRYTARAA
- a CDS encoding ABC transporter ATP-binding protein — its product is MSAVIEIEGLRKAFHSLRRGRRVAVDGFDLLVESGQIHGFLGPNGSGKTTTLRALLGLVRADAGRMTVLGRTSPEQLPQVAGRVGAIVESPQFFGNFTGHRTLRLLARAGGVPVARVDAVLEQVGLRDRGDERVKGYSLGMKQRLAVASALLKDPELLILDEPANGLDPAGIREMRDLMRSLAEAGVTVLVSSHILAEIQLICDHVTIISRGRRVAAGRVDEVLAGFDRHELLVRVDEPARAAELLTAAGLTVTGDGDHLVVGDVDDAATVSRTLGEAGLWVRELTPLRPDLESAFLELTGAPAHPAVPRQVDETVLPDQRDREPVIDLDAKGVDA
- a CDS encoding ABC transporter permease subunit, translated to MNLVRAELERLGARRFVQLMLVLLVLAFGVTAATTLAGSHRPTAEEVLDAEQQAAAARQQLERTHQLCLDRQRGVLRPGEAQVYLPDDCGEVDPARMERAPVAADYLTGVFTFASEAEPLLYFLIAFLVLFGFLVGASYIGADLNSGGVVNLLLWRPRRLTVLGAKLGTLLGATALLSLVASAAYLGAFWLIAQVAGRPGRLDGEFWQSLGAVWGRGVLLALLFTAAGFAVATLGRHTSAALGAVAGYLVVWELGARLVMEILDVVKVERYMLSSYVAAWLNGGVDFWDDACAPTATVSCSAFYTVTWQPALVVLLGLTGALTAAAFAVFRRRDLM
- a CDS encoding ROK family transcriptional regulator — protein: MSSTRLPGTPRLLRALNDRAALELLLEQGPLTRARLGELTGLSKVTASQLVERLEERGLVTRVGEQAGGRGPNAQLYAVRPGSAHVVGVDVGADRVVAACADITGAVIGRVEQSTHDTDDPVGVVHNAVVQAASSAGAQLSSVRRIVLGTPGLVDPGTGDITFAFNLPRWHSGLLAALREDLHTPVVFENDVNLAAVAEAQSGAARGLTDFVLVWVGAGVGLAIVLGGRLHHGSSGAAGEIGYLPVPGAPIPRDVSRRAKPAFQQLIGADAVRELARAHGYPDGSGAAAVRAAVADGTAGGPMLDEVARRLALGVASTCVVLDPPLVVLAGEVGQAGGAALAERVQHEVAAITLVRPRVVPTGLTEEPILRGALRTALDAVRDEVFGSTVG
- a CDS encoding glycoside hydrolase family 3 N-terminal domain-containing protein → MGLDPGLRRLALGTLLAAYPGPIPPDWAVDLVAEGLAGHTLFGTNVHDPGQVAASTAALRAGRPDVLVAIDEEGGDVTRLAHATGSPYPGNAALGAIDDVALTRRVYEAIGAELAGLGITVDLAPTVDVNTADENPVIGTRSFGADPVRVAAHSAAAVAGLQAAGVAACAKHFPGHGATVADSHYELPTVDVPLDVLRERDLPPFAAVVAAGAQAVMTAHIRVPALTGDGPATFSRRVLVDLLRHEYGFTGAVITDALEMKGAAVAAGGVGPAAVRALAAGADLLCIGAQVDAELVERVVEEIVGALADGRLERARVEEAAGRVAALAAWTRATGAAPATPTTLGYAAARRAVRVEGELSALDRPLVVQLHTASTIAEGRVPWGLGPHLDGVQELRVVAAETDAAALRRLAGDRPIVLVGRHLHRLPGGPELVTALAAAHPVTVVEMGWPARWRPAGVRAFVTTYGASHANGRAAAEVLGLAG
- a CDS encoding PP2C family protein-serine/threonine phosphatase, whose translation is MTAIEPWHRALADLLSLSHRLPPDQLPVAVNDALRPLGAAVTVYLVDAEQRDLRPLPERGRPTPDPLPIDSSLAGRAFTQVEVHAGQGPPPRLWVPVVDGTDRLGLLEVFPPAGTDLADEGVRDGCRLVSGMVGHLVTSKGTHGDTLHRTRRSRPMGVSAELLWQLLPPLTFAAWDTTVSALLEPCYEVGGDAFDYAVDGGVVALAILDGVGHGLPAVLTTSVALAALRAARRTGSDLPGLVRAVDAAIAAQWRDARFVTAVLAEFDTDTGLLRYVNAGHPPPVLLRRGRAVQALDGGRRLPLGLPDDRVDVAETRLEPGDRLLLHTDGVTEARDPAGEMFGLPRLADLAERHIGSGLPAPEILRRLSHAVVGHQAGPHQDDATLMLLEWSAAAAARTQP
- a CDS encoding STAS domain-containing protein is translated as MGGRDTESGPLFLRPAGEVDMATADALGDTITDALHRPGVREVVVDLAEVSFLDSSGVRVLVHGVALARERDATLRVANPQPVVARVLRITGVGPLLGLVDDAAARPSVARGWRGLD
- a CDS encoding thiol-disulfide oxidoreductase DCC family protein, producing MTIPPDRGAGRVPDATAHGGGGVRSFTVLYDAHCPLCRAARRWLASRAQLVPLEFVPAGSAQARRRFPGLDHDATLRDLTVVADTGEVYAGDGAWFACLWALADHRGTAERLARPHLLPLARRVVAAASAARERVRDPSAEPVDEPAGYGDPDDRADCADDRCG
- a CDS encoding TetR family transcriptional regulator, yielding MTEQTAPTTAAGEPATARGEQTRQLILDTAMRLFRERGYARTTMRAIAQEAGVAVGNAYYYFGSKDHLIQEFYARAQVEHRAAARPVLDRESDFAARLAGVLHAGVDVLTPSHDFAASFFKTAAEPTSPLSPFSEESSAPRRAAVDLFAEVLDGSTARVDAELRPHLPELLWLAYMGVVLYWVHDRSPGQAKTRKLIDGAVPLIDRLVGLSRLRVLRPVTRQVLDLIRTLRH